A stretch of Pirellulales bacterium DNA encodes these proteins:
- the serC gene encoding 3-phosphoserine/phosphohydroxythreonine transaminase, with translation MAQRVFNFSAGPAVMPVKVLEQIQREMLALPGVGASVMEISHRSGTFIAIAEQAEKNLRTLLGIGDDYAVLFVQGGSRLQFSMIPMNLLGPGQIADYVLTGSWGKYALDEARKVGQTNVAWDGKATRYDRLPERGDLKLEPQAAYCHYTSNETIQGVQFASEPQVGDVPLVCDASSDFLSRPLDLRKYGLLYACAQKNAGVSGVTAVIIRKDLLKRSDPKLPGYLNYDVHAQNDSMWNTPPTFAVYVLGLVTQWLIEDCGGLAGIEKLNREKATLLYDVLDQSPEFYQGHARPEVRSQMNVTFRLPSDELTDKFVAEAKSRGLTDLKGHRSVGGIRASIYNAMPLEGVERLRDFMTEFRDANVGSARQAVAAK, from the coding sequence ATGGCCCAACGGGTCTTCAATTTTTCCGCCGGGCCGGCCGTCATGCCGGTCAAAGTGCTCGAGCAGATTCAACGCGAGATGCTCGCCCTGCCCGGAGTCGGCGCCTCGGTCATGGAGATCAGCCACCGCAGCGGCACGTTCATCGCGATCGCCGAGCAGGCGGAGAAGAACCTCCGCACGTTGCTTGGCATCGGCGACGACTACGCCGTGCTGTTCGTCCAAGGGGGGAGCCGGTTGCAGTTCTCGATGATCCCCATGAACTTGTTGGGGCCGGGGCAGATCGCCGACTACGTCCTCACCGGGTCGTGGGGCAAGTACGCTTTGGACGAGGCCAGGAAGGTCGGCCAGACCAACGTCGCCTGGGACGGCAAAGCGACTCGCTACGATCGCCTCCCTGAGCGCGGCGACCTGAAGCTCGAGCCGCAAGCGGCGTACTGCCATTACACCTCGAACGAGACGATCCAAGGGGTGCAGTTCGCCAGCGAGCCCCAGGTCGGCGACGTGCCGCTGGTCTGCGACGCGTCGAGCGACTTCCTGAGCCGGCCTCTCGACTTGCGCAAGTACGGCCTGCTGTACGCCTGTGCTCAGAAGAACGCCGGCGTCTCAGGCGTCACTGCGGTGATTATCCGTAAGGATCTCCTCAAGCGAAGCGATCCCAAGCTGCCCGGGTATCTCAATTACGACGTCCACGCGCAGAACGACTCGATGTGGAACACGCCTCCCACTTTTGCCGTCTACGTGCTGGGGCTTGTGACGCAGTGGCTCATCGAGGACTGCGGCGGGTTGGCGGGGATTGAAAAGCTGAACCGCGAGAAGGCGACGCTGCTCTACGACGTGCTCGACCAGAGCCCCGAGTTCTACCAGGGGCACGCCCGGCCGGAGGTTCGCTCGCAGATGAACGTCACCTTCCGGCTCCCCAGCGACGAACTGACTGACAAGTTCGTCGCCGAGGCGAAGTCTCGCGGGCTCACCGATCTCAAAGGCCATCGCAGCGTCGGCGGCATTCGGGCGTCGATCTACAACGCGATGCCGCTGGAGGGAGTCGAGCGGTTGCGCGACTTCATGACCGAGTTCCGCGACGCGAACGTCGGTTCGGCCCGCCAAGCCGTAGCGGCGAAGTGA
- the serA gene encoding phosphoglycerate dehydrogenase, whose amino-acid sequence MPSVIVLDTLSPEGLALLDAAEGITYEVRTGLKGAELREALAQFDGAICRSGVKITAESLEGNRRLKAIVRAGVGTDNIDSAAATRAGVVVMNTPAGNTISTAEHAFALLLALSRNIAPAYQGLVEHRWDRNKYMGAQVSGKTLGVVGLGRIGLAVAKRALAFEMKVLGFDPFMSKDRARDLGIELVDTVDEMLPKIDYLTVHTPLTDETRNLIDMPQLERIKPGVRLVNAARGGIYNEAALIEGLKSGRIAGVALDVYASEPCTDSPLFGMPGVVCTPHLGASTEEAQTQVAVEAVGLLTDYLLHGQIRNAVNVSPLDPATIASLGGYLDVAYRLGRLVAGLQSRGLNTIRLNYRGEIASRDTKVLTAAFASGLLEGALDQEVNLVNAAVLLAERGIELAVQSCGDMGAFRSSMKVDVDLADGKRHSATGAVFGQSMPRLVAIDGYRLEAYLDGCILIFSHKDVPGIIGAVGTIFGQHGVNIGQMAVGRAGDQPGGDAVGILNLDGEPSAEALDAMRALPAITGATVIHLPPPGTRPAWMGA is encoded by the coding sequence ATGCCCTCCGTAATCGTCCTGGATACGCTCTCGCCCGAAGGTCTCGCGCTGCTCGACGCGGCCGAGGGGATCACCTACGAGGTTCGCACGGGACTGAAGGGGGCTGAATTGCGCGAGGCGCTCGCCCAGTTCGACGGGGCGATCTGCCGCAGCGGGGTGAAGATCACTGCCGAGTCGCTCGAAGGCAACCGCCGGCTCAAGGCGATTGTGCGGGCCGGCGTCGGGACCGACAACATCGACAGCGCCGCCGCCACCCGCGCCGGCGTTGTCGTGATGAACACCCCCGCGGGGAACACGATCAGCACGGCCGAGCATGCGTTCGCGCTGCTCTTGGCTCTGTCGCGCAATATCGCCCCGGCGTACCAGGGGCTCGTCGAGCATCGCTGGGATCGCAACAAGTACATGGGCGCCCAGGTCTCAGGCAAGACGCTGGGGGTCGTCGGTCTGGGACGCATCGGGCTGGCCGTCGCCAAGCGCGCCCTGGCGTTCGAGATGAAGGTGCTCGGGTTCGATCCGTTCATGTCCAAGGATCGGGCCCGCGATCTGGGGATCGAACTGGTCGACACGGTTGACGAGATGCTTCCCAAGATCGACTATCTGACAGTCCACACCCCGCTGACCGACGAGACGCGGAACCTGATCGACATGCCGCAGCTTGAGCGGATCAAGCCGGGCGTGCGGCTGGTGAATGCGGCTCGCGGCGGGATCTACAATGAGGCTGCGCTGATCGAGGGGCTCAAGAGCGGGCGGATCGCAGGGGTCGCTCTCGACGTCTACGCCAGCGAGCCGTGCACCGACAGCCCGCTTTTCGGCATGCCGGGCGTGGTCTGTACGCCTCATCTGGGAGCGAGCACCGAGGAAGCCCAAACGCAAGTGGCCGTCGAGGCGGTCGGGCTGCTGACCGACTATCTGCTGCACGGGCAGATTCGCAATGCGGTCAACGTATCGCCGCTCGACCCGGCGACGATCGCCTCGTTGGGCGGTTATCTGGACGTGGCGTACCGGCTGGGCCGACTGGTCGCAGGACTGCAGTCGCGGGGGCTGAACACGATCCGGCTCAACTACCGCGGCGAGATCGCCTCCCGCGACACGAAGGTCCTCACCGCCGCGTTCGCCTCGGGGTTGCTCGAGGGCGCCCTCGATCAGGAGGTCAATCTGGTCAACGCCGCCGTCCTGCTCGCCGAGCGGGGGATCGAGCTCGCCGTGCAAAGCTGCGGCGACATGGGGGCGTTCCGCTCGTCGATGAAGGTCGACGTCGACCTAGCCGACGGCAAGCGCCATTCGGCCACAGGGGCCGTGTTCGGGCAGTCGATGCCGCGGCTTGTGGCGATCGACGGCTACCGACTCGAAGCGTATCTCGACGGGTGCATCCTGATCTTCTCGCACAAGGACGTTCCGGGGATCATCGGCGCCGTCGGGACGATCTTCGGTCAGCACGGCGTGAACATCGGTCAGATGGCGGTCGGCCGCGCCGGCGATCAGCCGGGGGGGGACGCCGTGGGCATCCTCAATCTCGACGGCGAACCG